From Spartinivicinus ruber, the proteins below share one genomic window:
- a CDS encoding ExbD/TolR family protein, with protein MKFRRQAAEEVSVNLTPLIDVVFLLLIFFMVTTTFTKETHLSVDLPEATGEPVENQPDQIEILISKTGEYAVNAKSLVNTSIKTLKTALRKVSKGNNKLPLVITSDANAPYQAVVTAMDAAGQLGFVHLSITTQEQSDKDE; from the coding sequence GTGAAGTTTCGTAGGCAAGCAGCCGAAGAGGTTTCTGTTAACCTCACCCCATTAATTGATGTGGTGTTTTTGCTGCTGATTTTCTTTATGGTAACCACCACATTTACCAAAGAAACCCACTTAAGTGTTGATTTACCAGAAGCTACTGGTGAGCCTGTTGAAAACCAACCTGATCAGATTGAAATTTTGATCAGCAAAACAGGCGAGTATGCTGTAAATGCTAAATCACTAGTTAATACGTCAATTAAAACGCTGAAAACGGCTTTACGGAAGGTGTCTAAAGGCAACAATAAGTTACCTTTAGTTATCACCTCTGATGCCAATGCACCTTATCAGGCGGTAGTGACAGCAATGGATGCTGCAGGTCAACTCGGGTTTGTTCATTTAAGTATTACTACCCAAGAACAATCAGATAAAGACGAATAA
- the rne gene encoding ribonuclease E — MKRMLINATQQEELRVALVDGQRLYDLDIESGSREQKKANIYKGKITRIEPSLEAAFVDFGAERHGFLPLKEIAREYFVNPPQGPGRLNIKDVVTEGQEIIVQVDKEERGNKGAALTTLVSLAGRYLVLMPNNPRAGGISRRIEGDERAELREAKSKLEIPAEMGVIIRTAGLGRTHEELQWDLNYLLRIWQSIKEASAEQPAPFLVFQESNVIIRAIRDYLRQDIGEVLIDDPTVHQEALKFVQQVIPQYQNRIKLYDDSTPLFNRFQIESQIETAFQREVKLPSGGSIVIDPTEALVSIDINSARATRGGDIEETALQTNLEAAEEITRQLRLRDIGGLVVIDFIDMGPIRNQREVENRMREFLQVDRARVQVSRISRFGLMEMSRQRLRPSLGETSGVVCPRCNGQGSIRDISSLSLSILRVVEEEAQKERTSEIRTQVPITIAAFLLNEKRSLITDIEQRYDIRVVVIPNPNLDTPHFEVQRLREDHVQAQTTESSYEIVSDLEPVEVEFSTVRNTPKPEAAVKNIEPTEPAPVPAKPSLFKSIVSSLSGIFSSEEAAKSAQPPVKEQRSYNQQRPQQRQQQQKPRSERPAARRNRPDYDNKPSRGRQDYDSKPNRDRDNSTDATADTGYKKERPTRRQQSPRYDEKVQPAPQSRHEEAASQSVESEAPKRRPRNGNTNKRRSNRPSQRGRDFGETTTQAVEEKQDAQPVVASEASEPAKAKAISTEAPTIADVQRPVKSEETAVASATTAAAKPTTTEQQTQPEVVETAVQQPEKSAEQPASASITEEIQSTDAADSRRRRRRRALNDPREARRQQQAKQEAVAQKSEPSSQEAVNVTFKPETGDAANTAPAKAEQTSSDEQEARINFTTSLVTEIKTPSEDEPKPAKKEATADKGTSGDAQQPTVNSEETG, encoded by the coding sequence ATGAAGAGAATGTTAATCAACGCAACTCAGCAGGAAGAGCTAAGAGTTGCCCTCGTTGATGGTCAGCGGTTATATGATTTAGATATTGAGTCTGGTTCTAGAGAACAAAAAAAAGCCAATATATACAAAGGAAAAATAACCCGTATTGAGCCAAGCTTAGAAGCAGCGTTTGTTGACTTTGGCGCTGAACGGCATGGTTTTCTTCCTCTCAAAGAAATTGCCAGAGAATACTTTGTTAACCCACCCCAAGGTCCTGGTCGCCTTAACATCAAAGATGTTGTGACCGAAGGCCAGGAGATTATTGTTCAGGTAGACAAAGAAGAACGTGGTAATAAAGGAGCTGCTTTAACTACCTTGGTAAGTTTGGCGGGTCGCTATTTAGTCCTCATGCCAAACAACCCTCGCGCCGGAGGTATTTCAAGACGGATTGAAGGGGATGAGCGCGCTGAGCTGAGAGAAGCCAAAAGCAAGCTGGAAATCCCAGCTGAGATGGGTGTCATTATCAGAACTGCAGGCTTGGGACGTACCCATGAGGAACTTCAATGGGACCTAAACTACTTGCTGAGAATCTGGCAGTCCATCAAAGAAGCCTCAGCAGAGCAACCGGCTCCCTTCTTAGTCTTTCAGGAAAGCAATGTCATCATTCGCGCTATCCGTGATTACCTGCGCCAGGATATTGGTGAAGTATTAATTGATGACCCGACTGTTCACCAAGAGGCTCTTAAGTTTGTTCAGCAAGTGATTCCGCAATACCAAAACCGGATTAAGCTATATGATGACAGCACGCCTCTATTTAATCGCTTCCAAATTGAAAGCCAAATTGAAACTGCCTTTCAACGGGAAGTGAAGCTACCTTCTGGTGGCTCGATTGTCATTGACCCCACTGAAGCGTTAGTATCGATTGATATTAACTCAGCTCGAGCAACCCGTGGCGGTGATATTGAAGAAACTGCTCTACAAACTAACTTGGAAGCCGCAGAGGAAATTACCCGTCAACTACGGTTAAGAGACATTGGTGGCTTGGTAGTTATCGATTTCATTGATATGGGGCCTATTCGCAATCAACGGGAAGTTGAAAATCGCATGCGCGAATTTCTTCAAGTCGATCGCGCTCGAGTGCAAGTCAGCCGGATTTCTCGCTTTGGTTTGATGGAAATGTCCCGTCAGCGACTCCGCCCATCTTTGGGTGAAACCAGCGGTGTAGTTTGCCCCCGCTGTAATGGCCAAGGCTCAATCCGTGATATCAGCTCACTGTCACTTTCAATACTCCGTGTGGTTGAAGAAGAAGCCCAAAAAGAACGTACCTCAGAGATTCGCACCCAGGTACCTATCACTATTGCTGCTTTCTTGCTCAATGAAAAACGCTCACTGATTACTGACATTGAGCAGCGGTATGACATTCGAGTTGTCGTTATTCCTAACCCTAACTTGGATACTCCTCACTTTGAGGTTCAACGTCTTAGAGAGGATCATGTACAAGCCCAAACGACAGAAAGCAGCTATGAAATCGTTAGCGATTTAGAGCCTGTCGAAGTGGAGTTTTCTACAGTTCGCAACACACCTAAGCCTGAGGCGGCGGTTAAAAACATTGAGCCGACTGAGCCAGCACCCGTGCCTGCGAAGCCTAGCCTATTTAAGTCTATCGTTAGCTCTTTATCAGGCATTTTCAGCTCTGAAGAAGCAGCCAAATCAGCACAACCACCAGTAAAAGAACAACGTAGCTATAATCAGCAGCGCCCCCAGCAACGCCAGCAGCAGCAAAAGCCTCGTTCAGAGCGCCCAGCTGCTCGCCGTAATCGCCCAGATTATGATAATAAACCAAGCCGAGGCCGCCAGGACTACGACAGCAAACCAAACCGCGATCGCGATAATAGCACAGACGCGACGGCTGATACTGGTTACAAAAAAGAGCGCCCCACCCGCCGGCAGCAATCCCCTCGCTATGATGAAAAAGTGCAGCCAGCTCCTCAAAGTCGTCACGAAGAAGCTGCTTCACAGTCAGTAGAAAGTGAAGCACCTAAACGCCGTCCTAGAAATGGTAACACTAATAAGCGTCGCAGCAATCGACCTTCACAACGAGGCCGAGACTTTGGTGAAACGACAACTCAAGCTGTTGAGGAAAAACAAGATGCTCAACCGGTAGTTGCCAGTGAGGCTAGTGAACCAGCTAAAGCTAAGGCCATTTCAACTGAAGCACCAACTATTGCTGATGTACAGCGACCTGTAAAATCAGAGGAAACTGCGGTAGCTTCTGCAACAACTGCTGCAGCAAAGCCAACGACTACTGAGCAGCAAACACAGCCAGAGGTTGTAGAGACAGCTGTTCAACAGCCAGAAAAATCAGCAGAGCAGCCAGCTTCCGCTTCCATAACCGAAGAAATCCAGTCTACTGATGCTGCAGACTCTAGAAGACGTCGCAGACGCCGTGCTTTAAACGACCCACGGGAGGCTCGTCGCCAACAGCAGGCTAAACAAGAAGCTGTAGCTCAAAAATCTGAGCCCTCTTCTCAAGAAGCAGTAAACGTTACATTTAAGCCAGAAACAGGAGATGCAGCAAATACAGCGCCAGCTAAAGCAGAGCAAACGTCTAGCGATGAACAAGAAGCACGTATTAACTTCACCACTTCTTTAGTTACTGAAATCAAGACACCTAGTGAAGATGAACCAAAGCCTGCCAAAAAAGAAGCAACGGCAGACAAAGGCACAAGCGGTGATGCTCAACAGCCGACAGTGAATTCTGAAGAAACAGGCTGA
- a CDS encoding MotA/TolQ/ExbB proton channel family protein encodes MKELIVAGGWLMLPILICSILALAIIIERAWTLRPSKIAPKHTLALVWKWIKNKQLDSKRLKELKGSSPLGQILAAGLSNSKHGREIMKESIEEAASGVIHDLERFLNSLGTIAVITPLLGLLGTVIGMIKVFAEIQISGTGNADALAGGISEALITTAAGLTIAIPAMIMHRFYVRRVDELVIAMEQEATKLVEVLHGEREVDYSEVGK; translated from the coding sequence GTGAAAGAACTCATTGTAGCCGGTGGCTGGTTGATGCTGCCAATTCTTATTTGTTCTATTCTTGCCTTGGCTATTATTATCGAACGTGCCTGGACGTTAAGGCCCTCAAAAATTGCACCAAAACATACGTTAGCCTTGGTTTGGAAATGGATTAAAAATAAACAGCTTGACAGCAAACGCTTAAAAGAACTTAAGGGAAGTTCTCCATTAGGGCAAATCCTGGCTGCAGGGTTAAGTAACTCCAAGCATGGACGTGAAATTATGAAAGAAAGTATTGAGGAGGCGGCTTCGGGGGTTATTCATGACCTAGAGCGTTTTCTCAATAGTCTGGGCACCATTGCAGTGATCACACCATTACTTGGTTTGCTAGGGACTGTTATCGGCATGATTAAAGTATTTGCCGAAATTCAGATTTCAGGTACAGGTAATGCTGATGCCTTGGCTGGTGGCATTTCAGAAGCCCTGATCACAACTGCAGCGGGGCTGACCATTGCTATTCCGGCAATGATTATGCACCGTTTTTATGTGCGCCGGGTTGATGAGCTGGTCATCGCTATGGAGCAAGAAGCCACTAAGTTGGTGGAAGTTCTCCACGGCGAACGTGAAGTGGATTACAGTGAGGTAGGCAAGTGA
- the murB gene encoding UDP-N-acetylmuramate dehydrogenase, which yields MTLSVKRQVALQSHHTLGCPATTEYWTEVRSLNELVEACRYAKTHQLNLLPLGGGSNVVFTQPFEGLIAKIAILGKQIGNNQGGKVIVEAGAGENWHQFVCWTLQQGLSGLENLSLIPGTVGAAPIQNIGAYGVELKEVMDKLWAFNRETEQIKQFSVDECQFDYRDSIFKQPSSPWIIAKVAFKLSAKFQPKLHYQPLKQLLDGKSVTPQQVSDTVCHIRASKLPDPSVLGNAGSFFKNPVISLEQFKAIYQAYPEMPHYQAGSHQIKLAAGWLIEQCDFKGLYQGDIGVHEKQALVIVNKGNGTGREVMALASQIAKKVSEQFGVQLEIEPRVY from the coding sequence ATGACCTTGTCAGTAAAGCGTCAGGTCGCTTTGCAGTCTCATCATACGTTGGGCTGTCCTGCGACTACAGAATATTGGACTGAAGTACGCTCTCTTAATGAACTAGTAGAAGCTTGCCGGTATGCAAAAACGCATCAGCTGAACCTTCTTCCTTTGGGAGGAGGCAGCAATGTGGTGTTTACTCAACCCTTCGAAGGGTTAATCGCCAAAATAGCAATTTTAGGCAAGCAAATAGGTAACAACCAGGGTGGTAAGGTGATAGTTGAGGCTGGTGCTGGCGAAAACTGGCACCAGTTTGTTTGCTGGACCTTGCAGCAAGGGCTTTCTGGACTGGAAAATCTGTCATTGATCCCGGGCACGGTGGGAGCAGCACCGATTCAAAATATCGGCGCATATGGTGTTGAGTTGAAGGAAGTGATGGATAAACTGTGGGCATTTAATAGGGAAACCGAGCAAATTAAGCAGTTTTCTGTTGATGAGTGCCAGTTTGACTATCGAGATAGTATTTTTAAACAGCCAAGTTCCCCTTGGATCATTGCTAAAGTTGCTTTTAAGTTAAGCGCTAAATTTCAGCCAAAGCTTCATTATCAACCCCTAAAGCAGTTATTGGATGGAAAATCAGTTACCCCACAACAAGTCAGTGATACGGTTTGCCATATTCGTGCAAGCAAGTTACCAGACCCCTCTGTTTTAGGTAATGCAGGAAGCTTTTTTAAAAACCCAGTTATTTCTTTGGAGCAATTTAAGGCTATCTATCAGGCTTATCCTGAAATGCCTCATTACCAGGCAGGAAGCCACCAAATTAAGTTGGCTGCAGGTTGGTTAATTGAGCAATGTGACTTTAAAGGGTTATATCAAGGTGATATCGGTGTGCATGAAAAGCAGGCGCTGGTGATCGTCAATAAAGGAAATGGCACAGGTCGTGAGGTAATGGCGCTGGCAAGCCAGATTGCTAAAAAGGTAAGTGAGCAGTTTGGGGTTCAGCTTGAGATTGAGCCGAGGGTTTACTGA
- the kdsB gene encoding 3-deoxy-manno-octulosonate cytidylyltransferase, translated as MTFTVVIPARYASTRLPGKPLLRIGEKPMIQHVYQQALQSQATRVVVATDHQGIADIVNGFGGEVCLTADNHPSGTDRVEEVARKLALTDDEVVVNIQGDEPLIPPVVINQVASLLGSQLECEMATLVDQITEVDDLFNPNVVKVVLNAHGEASYFSRAPIPWGREHFSLSELPKKLPVGPFYRHIGIYGYRAGLLHRYVNWPVAPTEQLECLEQLRALWQGIKIAVAQAEVVPPPGVDTEEDLAKVRQWVEGSSSHG; from the coding sequence ATGACATTTACGGTTGTTATCCCTGCTCGCTATGCATCAACGCGGTTACCTGGTAAACCTTTATTGCGTATTGGCGAAAAGCCAATGATTCAGCATGTTTACCAACAAGCACTACAAAGCCAAGCCACTCGAGTGGTGGTTGCTACTGATCACCAGGGGATTGCGGATATTGTTAACGGTTTTGGTGGTGAGGTTTGCTTAACAGCGGATAACCACCCCTCAGGCACTGATCGAGTCGAAGAGGTGGCTAGAAAACTGGCCCTGACTGATGATGAGGTGGTGGTTAATATTCAAGGGGATGAGCCGTTAATTCCGCCAGTGGTGATCAATCAGGTGGCTAGCTTGCTTGGCTCACAACTTGAGTGCGAAATGGCAACATTGGTGGATCAGATTACTGAAGTTGATGACTTGTTCAATCCGAATGTTGTAAAAGTGGTATTAAATGCACACGGAGAAGCCAGTTACTTCAGCCGTGCCCCCATACCTTGGGGACGAGAGCACTTTAGCCTATCCGAACTGCCTAAAAAACTACCTGTTGGACCATTTTATCGGCACATTGGTATTTATGGTTATCGGGCTGGGTTGCTGCATCGCTATGTTAACTGGCCTGTAGCACCTACTGAGCAGCTGGAATGCTTAGAGCAATTACGAGCTTTATGGCAGGGCATCAAAATAGCCGTTGCTCAGGCGGAAGTGGTGCCTCCTCCAGGAGTTGATACTGAAGAGGATTTGGCTAAGGTACGGCAATGGGTGGAGGGAAGCTCAAGTCATGGTTAG
- a CDS encoding low molecular weight protein-tyrosine-phosphatase, with amino-acid sequence MVSVMFVCLGNICRSPTAHGVFQQMVETAGLAAHIQVASSGTSAYHIGEPPDRRAQQAAKQRGYNLSGISAQQVSLDDLETFDYILAMDKSNLTALKQLAPVNHHRKLKLFMSFAQLQPHTQEVPDPYYGGTDGFAQVLDLVEVAAQGLLQQIRQEYQL; translated from the coding sequence ATGGTTAGTGTGATGTTTGTTTGTCTGGGCAATATCTGTCGTTCTCCAACGGCTCATGGTGTATTTCAACAGATGGTAGAGACGGCAGGATTAGCAGCGCATATCCAGGTAGCTTCTTCTGGAACGTCTGCTTACCATATTGGCGAACCACCTGACCGGCGGGCTCAGCAGGCAGCAAAGCAGCGGGGCTATAATCTGAGTGGGATCAGTGCTCAGCAGGTGAGCTTAGATGATCTTGAAACCTTCGACTATATTCTGGCAATGGATAAAAGTAACCTAACTGCGTTGAAGCAGTTAGCACCGGTTAATCACCATAGAAAGCTCAAGCTGTTTATGAGCTTTGCTCAGCTACAGCCTCATACTCAGGAAGTACCAGACCCCTATTATGGCGGAACAGATGGTTTTGCTCAGGTGCTGGATTTAGTGGAAGTGGCTGCACAAGGGTTGTTGCAGCAAATCAGGCAGGAATATCAGTTGTAA
- a CDS encoding Trm112 family protein, with translation MDKKLLEILACPLCKGELKYDDEHQELVCRHDALAYPIHDGIPVMLEHEARTLTTDERLSK, from the coding sequence TTGGATAAGAAACTGCTTGAGATTCTTGCCTGCCCCTTATGTAAAGGGGAGTTAAAGTACGATGACGAGCACCAAGAGCTGGTTTGTCGTCATGATGCACTGGCTTACCCTATTCATGATGGAATCCCGGTTATGCTAGAACATGAAGCGCGAACTCTCACCACAGATGAAAGATTAAGTAAATAG
- the rluC gene encoding 23S rRNA pseudouridine(955/2504/2580) synthase RluC, whose amino-acid sequence MNPNQTVQYLTIDSEQAGQRLDNWLTTRLKGVPKGKIYRIIRKGEVRVNKARVKPEYRVVAGDIVRVPPVRVSQTTPKAQPHQKVLQDLEQSILYEDSQFLVLNKPSGLAVHGGSGISYGVIEGLRKLRPNIKSLELVHRLDRDTSGCLLVAKRRSMLRYLHEIIREGHIDKIYQAVVLGRWSKRRKQISAPLRKNEPRAGERIVKVDPEGKQALTEFEVIQYYPELTLVQAKPITGRTHQIRVHTQYAGHPIVGDEKYGDFAVNRQLKSKGFNRLCLHAAQLIFELPDGTLFNIEAPLPESIQQTLAQL is encoded by the coding sequence GTGAACCCTAACCAAACCGTCCAATATTTAACGATTGATTCTGAGCAAGCTGGTCAGCGGCTCGATAATTGGCTAACAACTCGCTTGAAAGGTGTTCCTAAAGGCAAAATTTATCGGATCATTCGCAAAGGCGAAGTCCGAGTAAATAAAGCAAGGGTAAAGCCTGAATATCGAGTAGTTGCCGGTGATATAGTGCGAGTCCCACCGGTTCGAGTCAGTCAAACTACGCCTAAAGCACAGCCACATCAAAAGGTTTTGCAGGATTTAGAGCAGTCGATTTTGTATGAAGATAGTCAGTTTTTAGTGCTGAATAAGCCCTCAGGGCTGGCAGTACATGGCGGGAGTGGCATTAGTTATGGCGTGATTGAAGGACTAAGAAAACTACGTCCCAACATTAAAAGTTTAGAGTTGGTTCACCGCTTGGATAGAGATACCTCTGGCTGTTTGCTCGTTGCTAAGCGGCGTAGCATGCTACGCTATCTGCATGAGATTATTCGCGAAGGCCATATTGATAAGATTTATCAAGCAGTAGTGCTTGGTCGCTGGTCAAAACGCCGTAAGCAAATATCAGCCCCCTTGCGCAAAAATGAACCAAGAGCAGGTGAGCGGATTGTAAAAGTAGACCCAGAGGGCAAACAGGCTTTAACTGAGTTTGAAGTAATACAGTATTATCCTGAGCTAACCTTGGTGCAAGCAAAGCCTATCACAGGCAGGACCCATCAAATTAGAGTGCATACACAGTATGCAGGGCATCCCATTGTGGGGGATGAGAAATATGGTGACTTCGCAGTTAATCGTCAGTTGAAAAGCAAAGGATTTAATCGGCTGTGCTTACATGCTGCCCAGTTAATTTTCGAGCTGCCTGATGGAACGTTATTTAATATTGAAGCTCCGTTGCCTGAGTCGATACAGCAGACACTTGCTCAGCTATAA
- a CDS encoding HAD-IA family hydrolase — protein sequence MDKLLFQAELSVKEKAKHYSLIVFDWDGTLVNSISRIVHSLRIAAEASQLPVLTEAAYQDVIGLGMPEATMRLYPEHPDSHEYFRNQYRESYLMAEAKPAPLYSGVEQGLSVLKQAGYRLAVATGKSRRGLDRMLDQRKWHDLFEVTRCADETCSKPNPLMLREILVATDLAADQVLMVGDSEYDVAMAAAANIDRVAVTYGVHTKQRLMDHSPVKCVDQFQELVNWLVD from the coding sequence ATGGATAAGCTGTTGTTTCAAGCTGAATTAAGTGTAAAAGAAAAAGCTAAGCACTATTCATTAATTGTATTTGATTGGGATGGTACTCTGGTTAATTCAATTAGTCGTATTGTCCATAGCCTGAGAATAGCCGCAGAAGCAAGTCAGCTGCCTGTATTAACTGAAGCTGCTTATCAGGATGTTATTGGCCTTGGTATGCCTGAAGCCACCATGAGATTATATCCAGAGCATCCTGATAGCCATGAGTATTTTCGTAATCAATATCGAGAATCTTATTTAATGGCAGAAGCCAAGCCAGCACCATTGTATTCAGGCGTTGAGCAAGGGCTGAGTGTTTTAAAACAAGCAGGCTATCGATTAGCAGTTGCTACTGGGAAAAGTCGCCGTGGTTTGGATAGAATGCTGGATCAGCGAAAATGGCATGACTTGTTTGAAGTGACTCGTTGTGCAGATGAAACCTGCTCTAAGCCCAATCCGCTAATGTTAAGAGAAATCTTGGTTGCCACTGATTTAGCCGCTGATCAGGTCTTGATGGTAGGAGACTCAGAATATGATGTGGCAATGGCGGCAGCCGCTAATATTGATCGTGTAGCAGTGACCTATGGGGTTCACACTAAGCAACGTTTAATGGATCATTCACCGGTAAAGTGTGTTGATCAATTTCAAGAACTGGTAAACTGGCTAGTAGATTAA
- the lpxK gene encoding tetraacyldisaccharide 4'-kinase has product MNWLVNAWYQPDRHLYWLAPLRLLYQQVVKHKRQRFLCGTVAVWQPPVPIIVVGNITVGGTGKTPLVVAIVEQLKEWGYTPGIISRGYGGKVDHYPLFVNSDSNPMLAGDEPVMLAQLTEVPVMVAPQRVEAAKGLLTQFPETDIIVADDGLQHYSLGRDIELVVIDGDRGLGNGYCLPQGPLRESPKRLETVDFVVVNGSKPLLSVPLAQQSMTLLPEYLVQLQNGKKYPLAEVNMSDFKLVHGVAGIGNPARFFTTCESLGMRVIPHSKADHAPLAAKDIHFDDDLPVIMTTKDAVKCRPFVSANHWSLMVTAKLPDTFWQQLKVKVEQVRSKKVNHKEYVG; this is encoded by the coding sequence ATGAACTGGCTAGTGAATGCCTGGTATCAACCGGATCGTCATCTGTATTGGTTAGCTCCTTTAAGGCTGCTGTATCAGCAGGTTGTGAAACATAAAAGACAGCGTTTTCTTTGTGGGACAGTAGCTGTTTGGCAACCTCCGGTGCCTATAATTGTAGTGGGTAATATTACTGTTGGAGGAACAGGCAAAACGCCTTTAGTGGTGGCTATTGTTGAGCAGTTGAAAGAGTGGGGCTATACGCCAGGTATTATCAGCCGGGGTTATGGAGGGAAAGTCGATCATTACCCGCTGTTTGTTAATTCTGATAGCAATCCCATGCTGGCAGGAGATGAACCCGTTATGCTTGCGCAACTGACGGAAGTACCAGTCATGGTTGCACCTCAGCGCGTAGAAGCAGCTAAAGGGTTGCTGACCCAGTTTCCTGAGACTGATATCATTGTTGCTGATGATGGTCTGCAGCATTATTCATTAGGCCGGGATATTGAACTGGTAGTGATTGATGGCGATCGAGGTCTGGGAAATGGCTATTGCTTGCCCCAAGGACCACTACGTGAGTCTCCAAAGCGGCTTGAGACAGTAGATTTTGTGGTTGTTAATGGCTCCAAACCGTTATTAAGTGTTCCGTTAGCTCAGCAGTCAATGACATTATTACCGGAATATTTAGTACAGTTACAAAATGGAAAAAAATACCCGCTGGCTGAAGTAAACATGAGTGATTTTAAGCTAGTGCACGGAGTGGCGGGCATCGGAAATCCTGCTCGTTTTTTTACAACCTGTGAATCGTTGGGAATGCGGGTGATACCTCATTCTAAAGCTGATCATGCACCACTAGCAGCAAAAGATATTCATTTTGATGACGACTTGCCTGTGATAATGACCACTAAAGATGCTGTGAAGTGCAGGCCTTTTGTATCCGCCAACCATTGGAGTTTGATGGTAACAGCCAAACTGCCTGATACCTTTTGGCAACAACTAAAGGTAAAGGTTGAACAAGTACGATCGAAAAAGGTTAACCACAAAGAATATGTTGGATAA